The following coding sequences are from one Diabrotica virgifera virgifera chromosome 2, PGI_DIABVI_V3a window:
- the LOC126879949 gene encoding uncharacterized protein LOC126879949: MPRRKKGGDLASSAAKRRKQKEHRRNETEEEREARLQNQRTRMRTLRSTKNEERKENESIEESRILKDNLTKEAFHYELTKKYYNHKHVVIGKMDNICQFCHAKKFSKETAGLCCMNGKIRLPPLEAPPQEFLHYMTGETQESKHFLQNIRLTSKNPASLTVSYM; the protein is encoded by the coding sequence GAAACGGCGGAAACAAAAAGAACATAGAAGAAATGAAACGGAAGAAGAGCGCGAAGCACGTTTACAAAATCAACGAACTAGGATGAGAACTCTGAGAAGCacaaaaaatgaagaaagaaaAGAGAACGAAAGTATAGAAGAATCgagaattttaaaagataatttaaCAAAGGAAGCATTCCACTACGAACTGACGAAAAAATATTACAATCATAAACATGTTGTGATCGGAAAAATGGATAACATTTGCCAATTTTGCCACGCGAAAAAATTCAGTAAAGAAACAGCAGGTCTCTGTTGCATGAATGGAAAAATTCGACTACCACCACTGGAAGCACCTCCACAGGAATTTCTACATTACATGACCGGGGAAACACAAGAATcaaaacactttcttcaaaatATAAGATTAACCTCAAAGAACCCTGCTTCTCTCACGGTCAGCTATATGTAG